The Methylomicrobium lacus LW14 genome window below encodes:
- a CDS encoding PhoH family protein — MNIQTTPDKKLFVLDTNVLMHDPACIFRFQEHDIFIPMIVLEELDRAKKGITEVARNVRQASRFLDELIRDVDPGCIKDGLPLSRLEANGKGGMIGKSGRLYFQTSIMSELLPATMPGSLADNSILSVVLALTKQLPGIKVILVSKDINMRIKAATLELPAEDYHNDQVLDDIELLYSGAMALEDDFWDLHGSKMDSWQEKGRTFYKLEDPLVAEWYPNQYLYMEGSSNFEAIVRSCDGRTAILELARDYRSKHNNVWGITAKNREQNFAFNVLLDPDIDFVTLLGTAGTGKTLLALAAGLTLTMERKLYHEIIMTRETMPIGEDIGFLPGTEEEKMAPWMGALMDNLELLGNRSGNTEWEQGATQNVLMNRVKIRSLNFMRGRTFLNRYLIIDEAQNLTSKQLKTLITRAGPGTKIVCIGNLSQIDTPYLTATTSGLTYVVDRFKRWEHGAHITLRRGERSRLADYGSDYL; from the coding sequence ATGAATATTCAAACCACGCCCGACAAAAAGCTATTCGTGCTCGACACCAATGTGCTGATGCACGATCCGGCCTGTATTTTTCGCTTTCAGGAACATGACATTTTCATCCCGATGATCGTGCTGGAGGAACTGGACCGGGCCAAGAAAGGCATCACCGAAGTCGCGCGCAACGTGCGCCAGGCGAGCCGATTTCTCGATGAACTGATCCGCGATGTCGATCCCGGTTGTATCAAGGACGGGCTGCCGTTATCGCGTCTGGAGGCAAACGGCAAGGGCGGAATGATCGGAAAATCGGGCCGTCTGTATTTTCAGACCAGCATCATGAGCGAGCTTTTGCCGGCGACGATGCCCGGCAGCCTGGCGGATAATTCGATCCTGAGCGTGGTGTTGGCGCTGACCAAGCAATTGCCCGGCATCAAGGTGATTCTGGTGTCGAAAGACATCAACATGCGGATCAAGGCGGCGACCCTCGAATTGCCGGCCGAGGATTATCACAACGACCAGGTGCTCGACGATATCGAGCTCTTGTACAGCGGCGCGATGGCGCTGGAGGACGATTTCTGGGACCTGCACGGCAGCAAGATGGATTCCTGGCAGGAAAAGGGCAGAACCTTCTACAAGCTCGAAGATCCTCTGGTCGCCGAATGGTATCCGAATCAATATCTGTACATGGAAGGCTCGTCGAATTTCGAGGCGATCGTGCGCTCGTGTGACGGCCGCACCGCGATATTGGAGCTGGCCCGCGATTACCGTTCTAAGCATAACAATGTCTGGGGCATCACCGCGAAAAACCGCGAGCAGAATTTTGCGTTCAATGTGCTGCTCGATCCGGATATCGATTTCGTGACCTTGCTGGGCACGGCCGGAACCGGCAAAACGTTGTTGGCGCTGGCCGCGGGGTTGACGTTGACGATGGAACGGAAGCTTTATCACGAAATCATCATGACCCGCGAAACAATGCCGATCGGCGAGGATATCGGCTTTCTGCCCGGCACCGAGGAAGAAAAAATGGCGCCGTGGATGGGCGCCCTGATGGACAATCTCGAATTGCTCGGCAACCGTTCCGGCAATACCGAATGGGAGCAGGGCGCGACGCAAAACGTGCTGATGAACCGGGTCAAGATCCGTTCGCTGAATTTCATGCGCGGCCGGACTTTTTTAAACCGTTATCTGATCATCGACGAAGCGCAGAACCTGACCTCGAAACAGTTGAAGACCTTGATCACTCGCGCAGGTCCCGGCACCAAGATCGTTTGCATCGGTAATCTTTCGCAGATCGATACGCCGTATCTGACCGCGACGACCTCGGGCTTGACCTATGTGGTCGACCGTTTCAAGCGTTGGGAGCATGGCGCGCATATCACGCTGCGCCGCGGCGAACGCTCGCGGCTGGCCGATTACGGTTCGGATTACCTATAG
- a CDS encoding diguanylate cyclase, with protein sequence MIPVHALRSALLFLTSIAPALAAQEPQDVIDLQLRWHHQFQFAGYYAAVAKGFYRQEGLEVRLHAGDPAHQSVQEVLSGRAHYASGNSEVLYKRLQGKPLVALAAIFQHSPSILLVRKDSGIGSVHDLAGKKVMLMNRTDDADVLTMFLNEGIALSQMDIIPSNDQIDDLITGKIDAISAYSTNEPFYLNQRHIPYNIIDPGNYRVDFYSDILFTSAQELRDHPDRVEKVRRATLKGWRYAMDHPDEIIGLLVNEYHVEKTRAHLEFEAAEIRKLIFPDIIEIGHMNPERWQHIADTFVKLGLIKSSAPLDGFIYSTKAKHLPAWVQPALTIAIAVLIAVLSATYYLLRLNRRLIRAEALLRATNTVFAAEIDDRKAIEMSLRESEARYRSLFENMLGGFAYCRMLYQNGQPEDFIFLEVNAAFDCLTGLQDVTGKRASEVIPGIKASNPEWFAIYGSVVTGGAPEKFETFVKPLNSWFSIAAYSAGQQCFVAVLENITEHKQIQRSYEQMAQIDHLTGLANRRHFTQQAEAELARTLRHGVPLSLLMLDLDNFKRINDNHGHQTGDRVLQTFSDICLSSLRKVDLIGRIGGEEFVIMLPETAIMEAIDVAERLRKTVADASLPLEDDQALRFTVSIGVSTVNALCVHIDGLLQKADQALYQAKAEGRNRVFAEASVRQNRMLC encoded by the coding sequence ATGATACCCGTTCACGCATTAAGATCAGCCCTGCTGTTTCTAACCAGTATCGCTCCGGCGCTTGCCGCCCAGGAGCCGCAGGACGTGATCGATCTTCAGCTGCGCTGGCACCATCAATTCCAGTTTGCCGGCTATTACGCGGCCGTCGCGAAGGGTTTTTATCGGCAGGAAGGATTGGAAGTCCGACTGCATGCGGGCGATCCGGCGCATCAATCGGTTCAGGAAGTCTTGTCCGGACGCGCGCACTATGCCTCAGGCAACAGCGAAGTTCTCTACAAACGCTTACAAGGCAAACCGCTGGTCGCGCTGGCCGCGATTTTTCAACACTCGCCTTCGATACTGCTGGTGCGCAAGGATTCCGGCATTGGCTCGGTGCATGATCTGGCCGGCAAAAAAGTGATGCTGATGAACCGAACCGATGACGCCGACGTTCTGACCATGTTTTTGAATGAAGGCATTGCGCTTTCCCAAATGGACATCATCCCCAGCAATGATCAGATTGACGACCTAATCACCGGCAAAATCGACGCTATTAGCGCCTATTCCACCAACGAACCGTTTTACCTGAATCAACGCCATATTCCGTACAACATCATCGACCCCGGCAACTACCGGGTCGATTTCTACAGCGATATTCTGTTCACTTCCGCTCAAGAATTGCGCGATCACCCCGACCGGGTCGAAAAAGTGCGCCGCGCGACGCTGAAGGGATGGCGATACGCGATGGATCACCCCGATGAAATCATCGGTCTTTTGGTCAATGAATATCACGTCGAAAAAACCCGGGCGCATCTCGAATTCGAGGCGGCCGAGATACGCAAGCTGATCTTTCCTGACATCATCGAAATCGGCCACATGAACCCGGAGCGCTGGCAGCATATAGCCGACACCTTCGTGAAACTCGGCTTGATCAAATCCAGCGCTCCGCTTGACGGCTTCATTTACAGCACGAAGGCCAAACACCTGCCGGCATGGGTACAGCCCGCGCTGACGATCGCCATCGCCGTGCTTATCGCGGTGTTGTCCGCGACTTATTATCTGCTGCGCTTGAACCGGCGCCTGATCCGCGCCGAGGCTCTATTACGCGCCACCAATACCGTTTTTGCTGCGGAAATCGATGACCGCAAGGCAATCGAAATGAGCTTGCGGGAAAGCGAAGCGCGCTATCGCTCATTGTTCGAAAATATGCTGGGAGGCTTTGCCTATTGCCGAATGCTTTATCAAAACGGTCAACCCGAGGATTTCATTTTTCTGGAAGTCAACGCGGCATTCGACTGTTTGACCGGTTTACAGGATGTGACAGGCAAAAGAGCCAGCGAAGTGATTCCCGGCATCAAGGCATCGAATCCGGAATGGTTTGCGATTTACGGAAGTGTAGTGACGGGAGGCGCTCCCGAAAAATTCGAAACCTTTGTAAAACCGCTGAATAGCTGGTTTTCGATAGCGGCTTACAGCGCCGGCCAGCAATGTTTTGTCGCGGTCCTGGAAAATATCACCGAACACAAACAGATTCAGCGCAGTTATGAGCAAATGGCGCAGATCGATCATCTGACCGGCCTGGCCAATCGCCGGCATTTCACGCAGCAGGCGGAAGCGGAGCTAGCTCGCACCTTGCGCCATGGCGTCCCCCTCTCCCTGCTGATGCTCGATTTGGATAACTTCAAACGGATCAACGACAATCATGGGCACCAAACCGGCGACCGGGTTCTGCAAACATTCAGCGACATCTGCCTGTCATCCCTGCGCAAAGTGGATCTGATCGGCCGTATCGGCGGAGAAGAATTTGTGATCATGCTGCCGGAAACCGCCATCATGGAAGCGATCGACGTAGCCGAACGCCTGCGCAAGACGGTTGCGGATGCATCCCTTCCCTTGGAAGATGATCAGGCGCTCCGTTTTACCGTATCGATCGGCGTCTCCACGGTCAATGCCTTGTGCGTCCATATTGACGGGCTTCTGCAAAAAGCGGATCAGGCGCTCTACCAAGCCAAGGCGGAGGGGCGCAACCGGGTTTTTGCCGAGGCTTCGGTACGGCAAAACCGAATGCTCTGTTAA
- a CDS encoding AI-2E family transporter — MANQNRTVVISPIFRGLVNRILPNSQAVSLSLILIVLFALIYSLSGMLMPVFASVVLAYLLEGLVAKTEAAGLPRWVAVYLVFSIFMACVGFLFFYLLPIVSQQAVEFVQQIPAMVYRLEMNIMRLPKLYPKLISESRIQEIMHILQREVWTYGQNMLSLSAASLVSVVSALVYLFLVPMMVFFLLKDKSLLIDWFLQFFPRDRHLTVRVWEEVDMQIGNYIRGKFAEVFILWAASFVTFSFFDLNYAMLLAVFMGLQVVIPYIGATLVTFPVLGVAYFQWGWGSDQFMYVAIAYAVIQALDGVLLVPILFSEAVNLHAIAIIVAILFFGGLWGFWGVFFAIPLATVVKAVLSAWPRLGDPSQDACFDL; from the coding sequence ATGGCAAATCAAAACCGAACCGTTGTTATCTCGCCCATTTTCCGAGGCTTAGTCAATCGGATTCTGCCGAACTCCCAGGCCGTCTCGCTGTCGTTGATACTGATCGTCCTTTTTGCGCTGATTTATTCGCTGTCCGGCATGCTGATGCCGGTGTTCGCCTCGGTCGTGCTCGCTTATCTCCTCGAAGGCCTGGTTGCCAAAACCGAGGCGGCAGGCCTTCCGAGATGGGTGGCCGTCTATCTGGTGTTCTCGATCTTCATGGCCTGCGTCGGCTTTCTGTTCTTTTATCTGCTGCCGATCGTTTCGCAACAGGCGGTCGAGTTCGTGCAGCAGATTCCGGCGATGGTGTACCGGCTGGAAATGAACATCATGCGGCTGCCGAAGCTGTATCCTAAACTAATCTCGGAAAGCCGGATCCAGGAAATCATGCATATCCTGCAACGCGAAGTCTGGACCTACGGGCAAAACATGCTGTCGCTTTCGGCCGCGTCGCTGGTCAGCGTGGTCAGCGCGCTGGTTTACCTGTTCCTGGTGCCGATGATGGTGTTTTTCCTGCTGAAAGATAAGAGCCTGCTGATCGACTGGTTTTTGCAGTTCTTTCCGCGCGATCGGCATCTGACCGTGCGCGTCTGGGAAGAGGTCGACATGCAGATCGGCAATTATATCCGCGGCAAGTTTGCCGAAGTGTTCATCCTGTGGGCGGCCAGCTTCGTGACCTTCAGTTTTTTCGACCTGAACTATGCGATGCTGCTCGCGGTGTTCATGGGGCTGCAAGTGGTGATTCCCTATATCGGCGCGACGCTGGTCACCTTTCCGGTGCTCGGCGTCGCTTATTTTCAATGGGGCTGGGGTAGCGATCAATTCATGTATGTCGCGATCGCCTATGCGGTGATCCAGGCCCTCGACGGCGTGCTGCTGGTGCCTATCCTGTTTTCCGAGGCGGTCAATCTGCATGCGATCGCGATCATCGTCGCGATCCTGTTCTTCGGCGGCCTGTGGGGTTTCTGGGGCGTCTTCTTCGCGATTCCGTTGGCGACCGTCGTCAAGGCGGTGCTGTCGGCCTGGCCGCGGCTTGGCGACCCCAGCCAGGACGCGTGTTTTGACCTATAG